The following proteins are co-located in the Panthera tigris isolate Pti1 chromosome F2, P.tigris_Pti1_mat1.1, whole genome shotgun sequence genome:
- the FABP5 gene encoding fatty acid-binding protein 5, whose protein sequence is MATLQQLVGRWRLVESKGFDEYMKEVGVGMALRKVGAMAKPDCIISSDGKNLTIKTESTLKTTQFSCNLGEKFEETTADGRKTQTVCTFTNGALVQHQEWDGKESTITRKLEDGKLVVECVMNNVTCTRVYEKVE, encoded by the exons ATGGCCACCCTTCAGCAGTTGGTAGGAAGATGGCGCTTAGTGGAGAGCAAAGGCTTTGACGAATACATGAAGGAAGTAG GAGTGGGCATGGCTCTGCGAAAAGTGGGTGCAATGGCCAAACCAGATTGTATCATCTCTTCTGATGGCAAAAACCTCACCATAAAAACTGAGAGCACTCTGAAAACAACACAGTTCTCATGTAACCTGGGAGAGAAGTTTGAAGAAACTACAGCTGATGGCAGAAAAACTCAG ACTGTCTGCACCTTTACAAATGGCGCGTTGGTTCAACATCAGGAATGGGATGGGAAGGAAAGCACAATAACAAGAAAATTGGAAGATGGTAAATTAGTAGTG GAGTGCGTCATGAACAATGTCACCTGTACTCGGGTCTATGAAAAAGTAGAGTAA